In Symmachiella dynata, the following are encoded in one genomic region:
- a CDS encoding IS4 family transposase — protein MFEGQMVFPQLLAFLPRRILDNCVRRYHGNKRVRALSCRDQFLAMMFAQLTARESLRDIEICLTAVQSKLFHAGFRGPIKRSTLADANRLRDWRIWQDLGLALIDRARQLYAADPLPSELQTAAYALDATVLNLSLTLFPWAPSQRDKAAIKLHTLLDLRGNIPCFLRISGTRTRDCAMLDEVPVEAGSLYVMDRDYNDYGRLHRLHQAGAFFLVRAKSNLTYRRQRSQTVDRTTGLRSDQIILLKDRRTFRKYPDRLRRITFFNAETRRRFVFIGNHFLLSAADLVELYWRRWDIELFFKWVKQHLRIKHFVGNTPNAVRTQIWIAVSTYVLVAILRRELRIERTMSEILQILSVTIFEKTPIKTVLNEIQFQSQVRQNHKQLSLFDL, from the coding sequence ATGTTCGAAGGTCAGATGGTGTTTCCACAACTGTTGGCGTTTCTCCCGCGACGGATATTGGACAATTGCGTGCGACGCTATCACGGCAACAAACGTGTTCGTGCGTTGTCGTGTCGCGATCAGTTTTTGGCCATGATGTTTGCGCAATTGACCGCGCGGGAAAGTTTGCGCGATATCGAAATCTGCCTCACCGCCGTACAGTCGAAACTGTTTCATGCCGGGTTTCGCGGGCCCATCAAACGCAGCACGTTGGCCGATGCCAATCGCCTCAGAGATTGGCGGATCTGGCAGGACTTGGGATTGGCTTTGATCGACCGGGCGCGACAACTGTACGCCGCCGACCCGTTGCCCAGCGAGTTGCAAACCGCTGCCTACGCGTTGGACGCCACGGTTCTCAATCTTTCGCTGACGTTGTTTCCTTGGGCTCCTTCGCAGCGCGACAAAGCGGCGATCAAACTGCACACGCTGCTCGACCTGCGAGGCAATATCCCCTGTTTTTTGCGGATTTCGGGCACAAGAACTCGCGACTGCGCGATGCTCGACGAAGTGCCCGTCGAAGCCGGATCGCTGTACGTGATGGATCGCGACTACAACGATTACGGCCGTTTGCACCGGCTTCATCAAGCGGGAGCGTTCTTCCTGGTGCGGGCCAAAAGCAATCTCACCTACCGCCGCCAGAGATCGCAAACCGTGGATCGCACGACGGGATTGCGGAGCGATCAAATCATTCTGCTCAAAGACCGCCGAACGTTTCGGAAGTATCCCGACCGCCTGCGTCGCATCACATTTTTCAATGCCGAGACGCGCCGCCGTTTTGTTTTCATTGGCAATCATTTTTTGCTTTCGGCAGCCGACCTGGTGGAGTTGTATTGGCGGCGTTGGGACATCGAACTGTTTTTCAAATGGGTCAAACAACATCTGCGAATCAAACACTTTGTGGGCAATACTCCCAACGCAGTGCGGACACAAATCTGGATTGCAGTGAGCACTTATGTGCTCGTCGCCATCCTCCGCCGAGAATTGCGGATCGAACGGACGATGTCCGAAATCTTACAGATTCTGAGCGTCACAATTTTCGAGAAAACCCCTATAAAAACAGTGTTAAACGAGATTCAGTTTCAATCCCAGGTACGGCAAAACCATAAACAGTTATCATTGTTCGACTTATAA
- a CDS encoding phosphopantothenoylcysteine decarboxylase has translation MERLPLWAYYGRVDLKTSIAMKILITAGPTREYLDDVRFLSNASSGRMGYAIAQAAIDAGHEVVLVSGPVALPVPAGCELVSVEGTRDMYDACLARFAECDGVIAAAAVCDYGPRERTSGKRIKTGQSITIELVEMPDIIAELGRQKGPRWSVGFALEAQDPHRRAVEKLHKKNCDAIVLNRTTAIGADDNSIELIDSTDTTVAKWTGRKIDIAHRLIAWIAATLAD, from the coding sequence ATGGAAAGATTACCGCTGTGGGCGTACTATGGCCGTGTCGACTTGAAAACCTCAATTGCTATGAAAATCCTCATCACTGCCGGCCCCACGCGGGAATACCTGGATGACGTCCGCTTTCTGTCGAATGCCAGCAGCGGGCGGATGGGGTATGCCATTGCGCAAGCGGCAATTGACGCCGGACATGAGGTGGTGCTGGTCAGCGGACCAGTGGCCTTGCCGGTTCCGGCGGGGTGTGAGTTAGTTTCGGTCGAAGGAACGCGAGACATGTACGACGCTTGTCTCGCTCGATTTGCCGAATGCGACGGGGTGATCGCTGCCGCGGCGGTTTGTGATTATGGGCCGCGGGAACGGACCTCAGGAAAACGGATCAAAACCGGCCAATCGATTACGATCGAGTTGGTGGAAATGCCCGACATCATTGCCGAACTGGGACGGCAAAAGGGGCCTCGCTGGTCGGTCGGGTTTGCGCTCGAAGCTCAAGATCCTCACCGGCGGGCTGTCGAGAAACTGCACAAGAAAAATTGCGACGCGATCGTGCTCAACCGCACGACGGCCATCGGAGCGGACGACAATTCCATCGAATTGATCGATTCCACTGATACAACCGTCGCAAAATGGACGGGCAGAAAAATCGACATCGCTCACCGCCTGATCGCATGGATCGCCGCCACTCTTGCTGACTGA